DNA sequence from the Streptomyces cinnabarinus genome:
GCGTCGCGGCCCAGGCCCTCGACGGTATCGAGGCCGGCGCCTACGAGGTGCTCGCCGACGACGTCAGCAGGCAGGTCAAGGCCGGTCTCGCCGCCGACGTCGCCGCGCTGTACCCGCAGCTCGCGGCCTGATCACACCAGCAGAGCGCGGTTGATCACACCGGCAGCAGCCGGGCCACCAGGTCGCTGAGCTGGCGGGCGTTGCGGCACTCGTGCATCTCGACCAGCTCGGCGTATTCGGGCGCGGCCGAGTCGCCCGTGCCCCAACTGGACGCCTGCTCGGGGTTCAACCAGTAGACGCGGCGCGCCCGTTCGGTGAACTGCCGGACGGCCGCGAGGTTCGGGTCGCTCATGTTGGTACGCGCGTCGCCGAGCACGAACACCGTGGTGCGGGGGCCGACCGCGGCGCCGTACCGCTCGGCGAACTCGCCCAGCGCCACGCCGTAGTCGCTGCTGCCGTGCCAGCCCGTGAGGGTGGCCTCCGCCTGGATGTGGGCGCCGAGGCCCTGCGGGTCGGCCCTGCCGTGCACGAGGAGGCCCGTGACCTCGTCGACGCGGTTGACGAAGGCGAACACCCGAACCTTGCTGAACTGGTCGTGCAGCGCCTGCACCAGCAGCATGGTGAAGTCCGAGAAGCCGGACACCGAGCCCGACACATCGCACAGCAGCACCAGTTCGGGCCGGACCGGCCGCCGTCTGCGCAGCACCGGCTTCATCGGCACCCCGCCCGTCGACAGCGAACCGCGCAGGGTCCGCCGTAGATCGATCGAGCCCCGCGCGGCGCGGCGCCGGCGGGCCGCGAGGCGGGTGGCGAGCTTGCGGGCGAGGGGCTGAACCGCCCTGCGCAGCTCGGTGAGTTGGGCCTTGCCGGCGAACAGGAAGTCGACCCGGTCGGCGGTCGGGGCCACCGCCCGCCGGGCGATCTCGTCCCGGCCGCGCCGCTCCGCCACCCGGCGTCGCGCCTCCGCGGTCACCAGGGTCCGGAACGCCTCGATGCGCTGCCGGATCTCGTCCTCCAGCAGCCGGTCGGTGAACCCCGAACTCCCGCCCCGCGCCCGGATGTCGTCGCGGACCCGGGCCAGCAGCGTCTGCGGCCGGATCCGGTCGAGCGCCTGGTACGACGACCAGCCGTCCGAGCCGGGGGAGGAGCCGTAGCCGCCGAATCCGTCGACCGCCTCCACTGCCAACCGGCCCAGCAGCGCTTGGTCGTTGGCGGCGAGTGCCGACGCCAGCCGGTCCCGCAGCTCGTCCCGCCCCGCCGTCTCCCCTTCCGGCGCGCCGACGCCCCGCGGGAAGTACAGGTCGAAGACCGTGTCGAACACCGGCCGTTGAGCCGGACCGTGCAACAAGGTCGCCGCCAGCCCCTCCCGCAGCAGCTCCCGGTCCGTGAGCCCGAGCGCCGCCACCGCCTCGGCCGCGTCCACGGTCTCACCGGTGCCGATCCGGATGCCGTGCGTGCGCAGCGCCGCGACCAGCGACGTCAGCCGCTCGGCGACCCCGGCGGGCGTGGTCACAGGGCGTCCAGATCGAGCTTCGCGGTGGCCTTGAGGACGTCTTCCTGGTGCTTGAGGAGTACGCCGAGACTGTCCCGTACGACCGTCTCGTCCAGGGTGTCGGCGCCGAGCGCGAGCAGGGTGCGCGCCCAGTCGATGGTCTCGGCGACCGAAGGGAGCTTGCGCAGGTCCATGGCGCGCAGCGCGCCCACCACCCGGACCACCGAGCGGGCCAGCGCCTCGTCGAGCCCGGGGACCTTGAGGCGGACGATCCGGCGCTCCAACTCCTCGTCGGGGAAGCCGATGTGCAGGAAGAGGCAGCGGCGGCGCAGCGCCTCGGACAGTTCGCGGCTGGCGTTGGAGGTGAGGACGACGAAGGGGCGGCGGGTGGCCGTGACGGTGCCGAGTTCGGGGACCGTGACCTGGAAGTCGCTGAGCACCTCCAGCAGCA
Encoded proteins:
- a CDS encoding vWA domain-containing protein codes for the protein MTTPAGVAERLTSLVAALRTHGIRIGTGETVDAAEAVAALGLTDRELLREGLAATLLHGPAQRPVFDTVFDLYFPRGVGAPEGETAGRDELRDRLASALAANDQALLGRLAVEAVDGFGGYGSSPGSDGWSSYQALDRIRPQTLLARVRDDIRARGGSSGFTDRLLEDEIRQRIEAFRTLVTAEARRRVAERRGRDEIARRAVAPTADRVDFLFAGKAQLTELRRAVQPLARKLATRLAARRRRAARGSIDLRRTLRGSLSTGGVPMKPVLRRRRPVRPELVLLCDVSGSVSGFSDFTMLLVQALHDQFSKVRVFAFVNRVDEVTGLLVHGRADPQGLGAHIQAEATLTGWHGSSDYGVALGEFAERYGAAVGPRTTVFVLGDARTNMSDPNLAAVRQFTERARRVYWLNPEQASSWGTGDSAAPEYAELVEMHECRNARQLSDLVARLLPV
- a CDS encoding AAA family ATPase, translated to MFTSVDDVAARLAETGYLASPAVATTVFLADRLGKPLLVEGPAGVGKTELAKAVAEVAGARLVRLQCYEGVDESRALYEWNHAKQLLRISAGRDETWDETRTDIFSEEFLLPRPLLTAIRGDDPKVLLIDETDKADVEVEGLLLEVLSDFQVTVPELGTVTATRRPFVVLTSNASRELSEALRRRCLFLHIGFPDEELERRIVRLKVPGLDEALARSVVRVVGALRAMDLRKLPSVAETIDWARTLLALGADTLDETVVRDSLGVLLKHQEDVLKATAKLDLDAL